The following are encoded together in the Aciduricibacillus chroicocephali genome:
- a CDS encoding ABC transporter ATP-binding protein produces MIEFKNVSKSYNRNDYAVKKMNLTIERGELVTLIGPSGCGKTTSLKMINRLIQPTDGDILIDNKNIKEYDIHELRWNIGYVLQQIALFPHMTIEQNINIVPDLKKWDFSRKSDRTRELMDMIGLNPDEYLKRYPDELSGGQQQRVGVIRALAADPDIILMDEPFSALDPISRKQLQEDVRRLQQEIKKTIVFVTHDIKEAVTLGDRICLMRNGIVEQCDTPEKMMALPTNDFVANFINDANSIWNRKIGDLADNSVARPYIVYMEDMVDSHDQDFRIVINTEEKYEYLIYKGKKVDFRPICVNTSIEESVGRIQEIELPLYPVVRQGVLVGAINERNILDYLKNQGEAGALQ; encoded by the coding sequence ATGATTGAATTTAAGAATGTTAGCAAAAGTTATAATAGAAACGACTATGCTGTCAAAAAAATGAATTTGACTATTGAAAGAGGTGAACTTGTTACGCTGATCGGACCGAGTGGCTGTGGCAAGACGACTTCTCTTAAAATGATTAACCGGCTTATACAACCGACAGACGGAGATATCCTGATCGATAATAAAAATATAAAAGAATATGATATCCATGAATTGCGCTGGAATATCGGATATGTGCTGCAGCAAATAGCACTTTTCCCTCATATGACGATTGAGCAAAACATTAACATAGTTCCTGATTTGAAGAAATGGGATTTTAGTCGTAAAAGCGATAGAACTCGAGAATTAATGGATATGATTGGTTTGAATCCTGATGAATATCTAAAGCGTTATCCTGATGAACTGTCAGGTGGACAACAGCAAAGGGTCGGAGTAATAAGGGCTCTTGCGGCAGATCCAGATATTATACTTATGGATGAGCCTTTTAGCGCATTGGATCCAATAAGTCGCAAGCAGTTACAGGAAGATGTGCGACGTCTGCAGCAGGAGATTAAGAAAACGATCGTTTTTGTCACTCATGATATTAAAGAAGCGGTCACATTAGGTGATCGGATTTGTCTCATGAGAAATGGCATAGTTGAACAATGTGATACACCGGAAAAAATGATGGCACTTCCCACAAATGATTTTGTTGCGAACTTCATTAACGACGCCAATTCAATTTGGAATAGAAAAATCGGTGATCTGGCCGACAATTCTGTGGCAAGACCATACATTGTTTATATGGAAGATATGGTCGACAGTCATGATCAGGATTTTCGAATTGTCATAAATACAGAGGAAAAATACGAATATCTCATTTATAAAGGTAAGAAAGTGGATTTTAGACCGATTTGTGTGAATACTTCCATTGAAGAATCAGTCGGACGTATTCAAGAAATAGAGTTACCGCTTTATCCAGTTGTGCGCCAGGGAGTACTGGTAGGGGCTATTAATGAGCGTAACATACTTGACTATCTTAAGAATCAAGGGGAAGCAGGTGCCTTGCAATGA
- the parC gene encoding DNA topoisomerase IV subunit A, producing MAKTEKYLDLPLEEVIGDRFGRYSKYIIQDRALPDVRDGLKPVQRRILYAMHAEKNTHEKNFRKAAKTVGTVIGNYHPHGDTSVYEAMVRMSQEWKMRHILVEMHGNNGSIDGDPPAAMRYTEGRLSSIASELLKDIEKETVEFVPNFDDTTAEPTVLPAKFPNLLANGSTGISAGYATDIPPHNLGEVIDAVIRKIDKPNLPTDELLNIIKGPDFPTGGIVQGRAGLKKAYETGKGKVVVRSKALVEKLRNGREQIVVEELPYDVNKANLVKKMDELRADKKVEGILEVRDETDRTGLRIVIELKKDANSDGILKYLYKNTDLQIAYHYNMVAIQDKTPSLLSLSSIIEAYIAHQKEVVTRQTRFDLNRAETRAHIVEGLIKAISILDELIALIRASKDKQDAKNSIMKTFGFTERQAEAIVTLQLYRLTNTDITALEGEAEELREQIAKLKAILDSEKKLLSTIKSELRQLKKQYATPRKTVIEDEIEELDFNIDVTVASEDVIVSVTRDGYMKRTSLRSYGASNGEEPAMKEQDHLIGLSEINTTDNVLVFTNKGKYISLPVHAMPEIRWKDIGQHISNIATVDSDEHIVRIIPIRNFKESKYLVFLTKNGMIKRSELNLYEAQRYTRMLIALNLKKEDELLDVFLTKGEQDIFIASNKGYGLRFKESDIPVIGQRAAGVKSMALQAGEHIVGGGTVAHKAKGSLLTVTKRGAQKKMKPEELKMAERAQRGQIMFRELKTKQDKLIGFFITEVEKTDIFVEAENGQTAIIHPEELPFSERTSNGSFIFHTKDKAAAVRTHKIIACSKPFAQKSNN from the coding sequence TTGGCAAAAACGGAGAAGTATCTGGATCTTCCTCTTGAAGAAGTGATTGGTGACCGATTTGGCAGATACAGTAAGTATATAATTCAGGATCGAGCGTTGCCGGATGTGCGAGATGGCTTGAAACCTGTTCAGAGACGTATTTTATATGCTATGCATGCTGAAAAGAATACGCATGAGAAGAATTTCAGAAAAGCCGCTAAAACTGTCGGTACAGTTATCGGTAACTATCATCCACACGGTGATACATCTGTTTATGAAGCAATGGTGAGAATGAGCCAGGAGTGGAAAATGCGTCATATTCTCGTGGAAATGCACGGTAATAACGGAAGTATTGATGGAGACCCACCAGCTGCCATGCGTTATACGGAAGGAAGACTCTCAAGTATCGCTTCAGAACTATTGAAGGATATTGAGAAGGAAACAGTTGAATTTGTACCGAACTTTGATGATACAACTGCAGAACCGACAGTTTTGCCAGCTAAATTCCCGAATTTACTGGCAAACGGTTCAACAGGCATTTCAGCCGGTTATGCTACAGATATTCCGCCGCATAATCTTGGAGAAGTTATTGATGCAGTCATTCGGAAAATTGACAAACCGAACTTGCCAACGGATGAGTTGCTTAACATTATTAAGGGTCCCGATTTTCCTACAGGGGGCATTGTCCAAGGAAGAGCCGGATTAAAAAAAGCATATGAAACAGGAAAAGGGAAAGTTGTAGTCAGATCTAAAGCTTTAGTTGAGAAATTGCGAAACGGTCGTGAGCAAATTGTAGTTGAAGAACTACCATACGATGTTAACAAGGCTAACCTTGTTAAGAAGATGGATGAATTGCGCGCGGATAAAAAGGTTGAAGGCATCCTAGAAGTTCGAGATGAAACAGATAGAACTGGGCTGCGTATCGTTATTGAGTTGAAAAAAGATGCAAATAGTGACGGTATCCTGAAGTATCTCTATAAGAACACAGATTTGCAGATTGCCTATCATTACAATATGGTCGCAATTCAGGATAAAACGCCATCATTGCTCTCACTTTCAAGTATTATTGAAGCGTATATTGCACATCAAAAAGAAGTTGTAACTAGGCAAACACGCTTTGATTTAAACCGTGCTGAAACGAGAGCTCATATTGTTGAAGGCTTGATTAAAGCCATATCTATCCTGGATGAACTTATTGCACTAATCCGCGCTTCCAAGGATAAACAAGATGCAAAGAACTCGATTATGAAGACTTTCGGCTTTACGGAGCGTCAGGCAGAAGCAATCGTTACACTCCAGTTGTATCGTCTGACGAATACTGATATTACAGCGCTCGAGGGTGAAGCTGAGGAGCTGAGAGAGCAGATTGCCAAGTTGAAAGCAATTTTAGATAGTGAGAAAAAATTGCTTTCAACAATTAAATCGGAGCTTCGTCAACTTAAAAAGCAATATGCTACGCCTAGGAAAACAGTTATTGAAGATGAAATTGAAGAGCTTGACTTTAATATAGATGTAACAGTCGCTAGTGAAGATGTTATCGTTTCAGTAACAAGGGACGGATATATGAAGCGCACAAGCCTGCGTTCATATGGAGCTTCGAATGGTGAAGAACCCGCAATGAAGGAACAAGATCATCTGATTGGTCTCTCTGAAATAAATACGACTGATAATGTGCTGGTCTTCACAAACAAAGGAAAGTATATTTCACTCCCAGTTCATGCAATGCCGGAAATCCGCTGGAAGGATATTGGACAGCATATTTCCAATATCGCTACTGTTGACAGTGATGAACACATCGTAAGGATTATACCAATCCGTAATTTTAAAGAGTCAAAATATCTCGTTTTCCTAACGAAAAATGGTATGATTAAACGAAGCGAACTGAATCTTTATGAGGCACAACGCTATACAAGAATGCTGATCGCTCTTAATTTGAAAAAAGAAGATGAATTGCTTGATGTATTTCTTACAAAAGGAGAGCAAGATATATTTATTGCCTCCAACAAAGGGTATGGCCTGCGTTTCAAGGAATCGGATATTCCAGTCATTGGCCAGCGTGCAGCTGGGGTAAAATCGATGGCATTGCAGGCTGGTGAACATATTGTCGGAGGAGGTACAGTCGCTCATAAAGCGAAAGGGTCTCTTTTGACAGTAACAAAACGCGGTGCACAGAAAAAAATGAAACCTGAAGAATTGAAAATGGCGGAACGGGCACAACGTGGCCAAATCATGTTCCGCGAATTGAAAACTAAGCAAGATAAACTGATTGGCTTTTTCATCACGGAAGTAGAAAAGACTGACATTTTCGTAGAAGCGGAGAATGGACAGACGGCTATTATTCATCCGGAAGAATTGCCATTCAGTGAGCGGACGAGCAACGGAAGCTTCATCTTCCATACAAAAGATAAAGCAGCCGCTGTAAGGACGCACAAAATTATTGCCTGTAGCAAACCATTTGCGCAGAAAAGCAACAATTAG
- a CDS encoding HesB/YadR/YfhF family protein: MKLTVSDHAATWYKEELELNDGDHLRFYVRYGGCGLISGFSLGVKAAPPKNPLVHSLADNILFFIETDDAWYFEGKDLHISMESKMNEPVFHYN, from the coding sequence ATGAAATTGACTGTTTCTGATCATGCAGCTACTTGGTATAAAGAAGAGCTTGAGCTTAACGATGGCGATCATCTTCGTTTCTATGTAAGATACGGCGGATGCGGTCTGATCTCTGGCTTTTCTCTCGGGGTTAAAGCAGCCCCTCCTAAAAATCCTCTCGTTCATTCGCTAGCCGACAATATACTATTTTTCATCGAAACAGATGATGCATGGTATTTTGAGGGAAAAGATTTGCATATTAGCATGGAGAGTAAGATGAATGAACCTGTGTTCCACTATAATTAG
- the plsY gene encoding glycerol-3-phosphate 1-O-acyltransferase PlsY, with translation MDYALFGLIAYLIGSVPTALIVGKVGYNIDIREHGSGNMGATNSFRVLGFKAGTIVTIGDILKGTLATCIPLLFDTDVNRLVIGIFAVIGHTYPLFAKFRGGKAVATSAGIILGVSPLLFLITIVTFLLVLYLSKYVSLSSILTGVVATITAIIMQETSLTVVLVILTLFVIYRHIANIKRIINKTEPKITWM, from the coding sequence ATGGATTATGCGTTATTTGGACTGATCGCCTACTTGATCGGCTCTGTTCCTACCGCCCTTATTGTCGGCAAAGTCGGCTATAACATTGACATACGCGAACATGGCAGTGGCAATATGGGCGCTACGAATTCATTCAGAGTCCTTGGCTTCAAAGCTGGCACGATTGTAACAATCGGAGATATTTTAAAGGGGACACTCGCCACATGCATTCCTCTTCTTTTCGATACAGACGTAAACCGACTCGTTATTGGGATTTTTGCAGTAATCGGTCATACGTATCCACTATTCGCCAAATTCCGCGGTGGAAAGGCAGTTGCGACATCTGCTGGGATTATACTTGGAGTTAGCCCGCTACTTTTCTTGATTACGATAGTTACTTTCCTTTTAGTTCTGTATCTGTCGAAATATGTATCACTTTCCTCAATTCTGACTGGCGTCGTTGCAACTATTACAGCCATTATTATGCAGGAAACAAGTCTTACGGTCGTACTTGTCATCTTAACGTTGTTTGTTATCTATCGTCACATAGCAAATATAAAAAGAATTATTAACAAAACAGAACCGAAGATTACCTGGATGTAA
- a CDS encoding acyl-CoA thioesterase — protein sequence MHVVKTPIEVRYQETDQMGVVYHANYLVWFEIARTKFIESLGFSYADMEKEGIVSPVTDIQVSYLKPVKYGDIATVETWLASYDGIRSVYAYNVKVNDEKFVTGSSEHVIVKKDGFRPVSLRKKFPDWHEAYQANVME from the coding sequence ATGCATGTAGTAAAAACACCAATAGAAGTCAGGTATCAGGAAACAGATCAGATGGGCGTCGTTTACCATGCAAATTATCTTGTATGGTTTGAAATAGCTAGAACGAAATTCATTGAGTCACTTGGTTTTAGCTATGCGGATATGGAAAAAGAAGGTATTGTTTCTCCGGTAACAGATATTCAGGTTAGCTATCTGAAACCGGTAAAATATGGAGACATTGCTACCGTTGAAACATGGCTTGCAAGTTATGATGGAATCCGTTCTGTCTATGCTTATAATGTAAAAGTAAACGATGAAAAGTTTGTAACGGGTTCATCAGAGCATGTCATCGTAAAAAAGGACGGTTTCCGCCCTGTTTCTCTACGTAAAAAGTTTCCTGATTGGCACGAAGCATATCAAGCAAATGTTATGGAATAG
- the yidD gene encoding membrane protein insertion efficiency factor YidD: MKLIFIGLVRFYQKAISPLKPPSCRFYPTCSSYSITAFQRFGVFKGMYLTIKRILKCHPFHPGGIDLVPEKVDK, translated from the coding sequence GTGAAATTAATTTTCATTGGACTGGTCAGATTCTATCAAAAAGCGATCAGTCCGCTTAAACCTCCAAGTTGCCGGTTTTATCCTACCTGTTCCTCATACAGTATTACCGCTTTTCAAAGATTCGGTGTTTTCAAAGGTATGTATTTGACTATCAAGCGCATATTAAAGTGCCACCCTTTCCATCCGGGCGGCATAGATCTGGTACCCGAAAAAGTAGATAAATAA
- the parE gene encoding DNA topoisomerase IV subunit B: MAKEQINYSDDSIQVLEGLDAVRKRPGMYIGSTDSRGLHHLVFEIVDNAVDEALAGYGTEIKVIIHKDKSLSVEDNGRGIPTGMHQTGRPTTEVIFTVLHAGGKFGQGGYKTSGGLHGVGASVVNALSEWMEVEIFRNGKKYRQRFEKGGKEIGPLEELGPTKKQGTKIRFKPDSSVFSTTIFDNEIISERLRESAFLLKGLKIDLKDERKDTEEVFEYPNGLESFIEYLNEDKDVLHPVVFFEGEQNGIEVDFAFQFNDGYAESMLSFVNNVRTKDGGTHESGARSGITRVFNDYARRNNLLKEKEKNLEGTDIREGLTAVISVRIPEEKLQFEGQTKGKLGTSEARSAADSIVSENLSYFLEENADTASLLIRKAIKAKEAREAARKAREDARSGKKRKKRDTLLSGKLTPAQSKNPDRNELYLVEGDSAGGSAKQGRDRKFQAVLPLRGKVINTEKAKLEDIMKNEEISTIIHTIGAGVGGDFDLKDVQYEKVVIMTDADTDGAHIQVLLLTFFYRYMRPLIEAGKVFIALPPLYKVSKGKGKQEKVAYAWEEDELQKVLSEFKNGYMIQRYKGLGEMNADQLWETTMNPATRTLIRVTIEDLARAEKRVSTLMGDKVEPRRKWIENNVEFGMNEEASILENDRIHM; this comes from the coding sequence TTGGCAAAAGAACAGATCAATTACTCGGATGATTCGATACAGGTATTGGAAGGTCTTGACGCTGTCAGGAAGCGGCCGGGAATGTATATTGGCAGTACGGACAGCAGAGGACTTCATCATCTTGTCTTTGAAATAGTCGATAATGCAGTTGATGAGGCATTGGCTGGCTATGGTACAGAAATAAAAGTAATAATTCATAAAGATAAGAGTCTGTCAGTTGAGGACAACGGCCGGGGAATTCCGACCGGTATGCATCAGACTGGCAGGCCGACGACTGAAGTCATATTCACTGTGCTTCATGCAGGAGGAAAGTTTGGCCAAGGAGGCTACAAGACGAGCGGCGGTCTGCATGGTGTAGGGGCCTCTGTCGTAAATGCACTCTCTGAATGGATGGAAGTGGAGATTTTCCGTAATGGAAAGAAATATCGCCAGCGATTTGAAAAGGGAGGCAAGGAAATAGGTCCCCTTGAGGAGCTTGGTCCGACGAAGAAACAAGGAACAAAGATCCGTTTCAAACCGGACTCTTCGGTTTTTTCTACAACAATATTTGATAATGAAATCATTTCTGAGCGTTTAAGGGAGTCTGCATTCCTTTTGAAAGGCTTAAAAATCGACTTGAAGGATGAGCGGAAGGATACTGAAGAGGTATTTGAATATCCGAACGGTCTGGAGTCTTTCATTGAATATTTGAATGAGGATAAAGATGTTCTCCATCCGGTTGTTTTCTTCGAAGGTGAACAGAACGGAATTGAAGTCGATTTTGCTTTCCAATTTAACGATGGTTATGCCGAAAGCATGCTGTCTTTCGTTAATAACGTTCGAACGAAGGATGGCGGAACTCATGAATCAGGAGCAAGGAGCGGAATCACCCGTGTGTTCAATGATTATGCACGCAGAAACAATTTGCTTAAGGAAAAAGAAAAAAACCTTGAGGGTACAGACATAAGAGAAGGATTGACTGCAGTCATCTCTGTTCGGATTCCTGAAGAGAAGCTCCAATTTGAAGGGCAGACAAAAGGAAAACTCGGAACCTCTGAAGCTAGGTCAGCTGCAGATTCTATCGTTTCTGAAAACTTATCTTATTTTTTGGAAGAGAACGCAGATACAGCGAGCCTGCTTATTAGAAAAGCGATTAAAGCAAAAGAAGCGAGAGAAGCAGCGAGGAAAGCGCGCGAAGATGCTCGTTCGGGTAAAAAACGCAAAAAACGAGATACATTGTTGAGCGGTAAATTGACTCCTGCTCAATCAAAGAACCCTGATCGTAATGAACTGTACCTGGTTGAGGGTGATTCAGCTGGAGGTTCAGCTAAACAGGGAAGGGACCGAAAGTTCCAAGCTGTTCTGCCTCTGCGGGGAAAAGTCATTAACACAGAAAAAGCAAAACTTGAAGATATTATGAAAAATGAAGAAATATCAACGATTATCCATACAATTGGTGCAGGTGTCGGCGGTGACTTTGATCTGAAAGATGTGCAATATGAAAAAGTCGTCATCATGACAGATGCCGATACGGATGGTGCACATATTCAAGTCCTGCTTCTTACGTTCTTCTATCGATATATGCGTCCACTAATTGAAGCCGGTAAAGTATTTATTGCTCTGCCGCCTCTTTATAAAGTGTCCAAGGGTAAAGGCAAACAAGAGAAAGTTGCGTATGCATGGGAAGAAGATGAACTTCAGAAAGTTCTTAGCGAATTCAAAAATGGATATATGATTCAGCGCTATAAAGGCCTTGGGGAAATGAATGCCGACCAGCTATGGGAAACGACTATGAACCCGGCTACACGCACTTTGATCCGCGTAACGATAGAAGACTTGGCTCGGGCAGAAAAAAGAGTTTCGACGTTGATGGGTGACAAGGTGGAGCCAAGACGAAAATGGATAGAGAACAACGTGGAGTTCGGAATGAATGAAGAAGCAAGTATACTGGAGAACGACCGGATTCATATGTAA
- a CDS encoding small acid-soluble spore protein Tlp produces MKDYNKPKPDDRSDNAEKLASMIEDTEANIRKAEQTMENGNGTQESQIADKNERRREALKGMRAELLDEAENANKYQ; encoded by the coding sequence ATGAAAGATTACAATAAGCCAAAGCCCGATGACCGTTCGGATAATGCAGAAAAGCTTGCTTCCATGATCGAGGACACAGAAGCAAATATCCGCAAAGCTGAACAGACGATGGAGAATGGAAATGGCACACAAGAGAGTCAAATTGCCGATAAAAATGAACGTCGACGTGAAGCACTTAAAGGTATGCGCGCTGAGTTGCTTGATGAGGCTGAAAACGCCAATAAATATCAATAA
- a CDS encoding ABC transporter permease/substrate-binding protein, with amino-acid sequence MNSFLHVLQTRKDVLLEKILEHIQMSLIALVIAMIIAVPLGLLLTRYKRVAEPVIGVTAILQTIPSLAILAFLIPLFGIGRIPAIIALIIYGLLPILRNTYTGITGVDPALVEAATGMGMNSFRRLMKIELPLAVPVIMAGIRTSMVLIVGTATIAALIGAGGLGELILLGLDRGADINLILLGAIPAAILAILLDLLLRGIERTTKKAGMKAFISMVVIVLLLAVVPSVVSINKKPDLVIGGKLGAEPEILINMYKLLIEDKTDLKVELKPGLGKTSLVFKALQNGDIDIYPEFTGTAIVTQLEQKARSNDAAQVYEQAKEGMKKKYNMAYLKPMQFNNTYTVALKSKLAEKYNLESIGDLRSVEDRLKAGFTLEFKDRKDGYRGMKSLYGIDFATVKTMDPGLRKKAVKKDEVEVIDAYATDSYVKELGLVSLKDPKHLFPPYQGAPLMREETLDKHPDIKKALNKIAGKITDEEMRAMNYEVDYKDRPAEEVAREYLVKNEIINK; translated from the coding sequence ATGAACAGTTTCCTTCATGTACTCCAAACTCGTAAAGATGTATTGTTGGAAAAAATTCTGGAACATATCCAGATGTCGCTCATCGCACTTGTAATTGCCATGATAATCGCTGTGCCGCTAGGTCTTCTGCTAACACGTTATAAGAGAGTAGCAGAACCGGTAATCGGGGTGACAGCTATATTACAAACGATACCAAGTCTTGCAATACTCGCTTTCCTGATTCCGCTTTTTGGTATCGGACGGATACCGGCAATTATTGCACTCATTATCTATGGGCTACTGCCAATTTTACGTAATACATATACAGGAATTACAGGTGTTGATCCGGCTCTTGTCGAAGCGGCTACAGGTATGGGGATGAATTCTTTCAGAAGATTAATGAAGATTGAACTGCCTCTCGCTGTTCCGGTTATTATGGCTGGTATCAGGACTTCTATGGTGCTCATCGTTGGAACAGCAACAATTGCAGCTTTGATTGGCGCTGGTGGTCTGGGAGAACTTATTTTGCTGGGATTGGATCGAGGCGCGGACATCAATCTAATTCTGCTCGGTGCGATTCCTGCGGCCATTCTTGCAATTCTACTTGATCTACTATTGCGTGGAATCGAGCGTACAACAAAAAAAGCGGGAATGAAAGCATTTATTTCAATGGTTGTAATCGTTCTTTTGCTCGCCGTCGTTCCGTCCGTGGTGAGTATTAACAAGAAGCCGGACCTAGTAATTGGTGGAAAACTCGGTGCTGAACCAGAAATCTTAATCAACATGTACAAGCTTCTCATTGAAGATAAAACAGATTTGAAAGTGGAGTTGAAGCCAGGTCTCGGAAAGACTTCGCTCGTATTTAAAGCTCTTCAAAATGGTGATATAGATATTTATCCTGAGTTCACCGGTACGGCAATCGTGACGCAGTTAGAACAGAAAGCGAGAAGCAATGATGCTGCTCAAGTATACGAACAGGCCAAAGAAGGCATGAAGAAAAAATATAATATGGCCTATTTGAAGCCAATGCAATTTAATAATACGTATACGGTGGCGTTAAAATCTAAATTGGCAGAGAAATACAACCTCGAATCAATTGGTGACCTTCGCTCGGTAGAAGATAGGTTAAAAGCCGGCTTTACATTAGAATTCAAAGACAGAAAAGATGGCTATAGAGGTATGAAGTCGCTTTATGGCATAGACTTTGCTACAGTTAAGACAATGGACCCGGGTCTTAGGAAAAAGGCCGTCAAAAAAGATGAAGTCGAGGTAATTGACGCCTATGCAACAGATAGCTACGTGAAAGAACTCGGTCTTGTATCTCTAAAAGATCCAAAGCATTTGTTCCCTCCATATCAGGGAGCTCCACTAATGCGTGAGGAAACTCTTGACAAACATCCCGATATAAAAAAAGCGCTTAATAAGATTGCAGGAAAGATTACGGATGAGGAAATGCGTGCAATGAATTATGAGGTTGATTACAAAGATCGACCTGCAGAAGAAGTTGCCCGTGAGTATCTTGTGAAAAATGAAATTATTAACAAATAG
- the folE2 gene encoding GTP cyclohydrolase FolE2, with product MDKTQTIARLQLPNKKERHQLFGSVAPGPKSKPTEKSKMPDLQNIKKDFLFDLDVCGVSNIKYPISVKSILKPEVQTTIGTFRFSSTIEKTSKGTNMSRFMEQLNKYHEVGFTADFATMRLFTKELAERLEKPDAEIEVSFPWFYERRGPQSDLAGMNHANVTLRAVYDERKGYKFSGSLSVLITTLCPCSKEISEYSAHNQRGNVTINIDFDENFDDEFFDWKEALLEAAESNASARLHPVLKRPDEKVVTETAYENPRFVEDMVRLVAADLYEMDFVRKFEVICRNEESIHMHDAIASLTYDKALEEAGE from the coding sequence ATGGACAAAACACAAACGATTGCTCGATTGCAATTGCCAAATAAAAAAGAACGTCACCAATTATTCGGGTCAGTCGCTCCAGGACCGAAGTCAAAACCGACAGAAAAGAGCAAAATGCCCGATTTACAAAATATAAAGAAAGATTTCCTTTTTGATCTTGATGTCTGCGGAGTTTCCAATATTAAATACCCTATCTCAGTCAAAAGCATCCTAAAGCCGGAGGTACAGACAACAATCGGTACATTCCGCTTCTCTTCAACAATTGAGAAGACGAGTAAGGGAACCAATATGAGTCGTTTCATGGAACAGCTCAATAAATATCATGAAGTGGGCTTTACGGCTGACTTTGCAACAATGCGACTTTTTACTAAAGAGCTTGCAGAGCGGCTTGAGAAACCAGATGCTGAAATTGAAGTTTCGTTCCCATGGTTTTATGAGAGACGCGGCCCCCAGTCCGACCTAGCCGGAATGAATCACGCAAACGTCACTTTAAGAGCTGTGTATGACGAAAGAAAAGGTTACAAGTTCAGTGGCAGTCTTTCTGTCCTTATTACGACATTATGCCCATGCTCAAAGGAAATTAGTGAATATAGTGCTCATAACCAACGAGGAAATGTAACAATAAATATCGATTTCGACGAGAATTTTGACGATGAATTCTTCGATTGGAAAGAAGCCCTTCTAGAAGCAGCTGAAAGCAATGCAAGTGCAAGGCTCCATCCAGTTTTGAAACGTCCAGATGAAAAAGTCGTTACAGAAACAGCATATGAGAATCCTCGCTTCGTTGAAGATATGGTTCGACTCGTTGCAGCAGACTTGTATGAAATGGACTTTGTACGCAAGTTTGAAGTCATTTGCCGAAATGAAGAATCTATTCATATGCATGATGCGATTGCCAGCTTGACTTATGACAAAGCGCTTGAGGAAGCAGGCGAATAA